The genomic stretch GAGAACGTCTCGGCCTTCTGCGCTGGGGGCGTCGGTGGGGAAAGGCAGAGGCTCGCCGTCTCGGTCGTCGCGAAACCCGGCGATGTGGAGGCTGTGGCGTTCGATCCCCTCCCCAGACGCCTCGGCGAGTGCGTCGGCGAGGCGGTCGGCGAGGGCAGCGCCTCGCGTCTTCAGCCCGAACACGAGCAGTCCGTCGACGCCCCGGTTGCGCTCGATCACCTCGTAGGCGAGGCGGGTCACGGTGCGGCGGACGCGCTCGGGCGTCATCAGGACGGAACGGCTCATGGGCGGGCAGCAGGCGCCAGTTCGGCGCGGTAAACGGTGAGGGCGCGGCCCGTGAGCGCGACGCGGTCGCCGAGCACCTCGACGCCCACCATTCCGCCTCGCCGCGACGCCTGGTAGCAGGCGAGCTCGCTCTGCCCCAGCCGCTCCGCCCAGTACGGGCCGATGGCACAGTGCGCGGAGCCCGTGACTGGGTCCTCCGGAACGCCAGACCCCGGCGCGAAGAAGCGCGAGACCACGTCCGCCTCGGTCGAGGCGTCGGCCGGAGCGGTGAGGATGACGCCACGGGCCCCAAGGCGGGCGACGGCAGCTGGGTCCGGGGCGAGTGTGCGGACGGCCATCTCGTCCGCCAGGACGGCGAACACGTCGAACGGTGTCCGGCCGGTCCACACGGGCGTGGTCCCGAACACCTCCTCGAAGCCGTCCGGCGCAGGCGCCACGGTGGGCGGCGTCGCGGGAAAGTCCATTCTATAGGTGTCCTGGCCTATGCACCGGACCGTGAGCCGACCACTTCTCGTGTCGAACCGTGCCTCGGCGTCGGGCGCGAGGCGGCCAGACTCGAACAGGACGTGGGCGCTCGCGAGCGTGGCGTGGCCGCACAGGTCGACTTCCACCTCAGGGGTCAACCAGCGGAGTCCGAAGGCACCGTCGGGACCGGGAGTCAGGAACGCCGTCTCCGAGAGGTTCATCTCGCTGGCGAGCCCCCGCATCCAGGCGTCCGGGGCAGGGGTATCCAGAATGCACACGGCCGCCGGGTTGCCGGAGAACGGGCGATCCGCAAAGGCATCGACGACGGTGATGGTCATGCCGCAGCAGCCTCGGGTTTGCTCGGGCACGCCTCCCGGCGGCAGTGAGCGTAGACCGTCAGCGCGTGGCGCGCGACCTCGAACCCGTAGATATCGGCGACGGTCTCCTGGATCTCCTGGAGGCGTGGGTCGCAGAACTCCAGGATCTCCCCGCAGTCGAGGCAGATCAGGTGGTCGTGCTGCCAGTAGGCGAAGGCACGCTCGAACTTGGCCTGCTGCTGTCCGAACTGGTGCCGGACGACGAGGTCGCACTCGATGAGCAGGTCGAGCGTGTTGTACACCGTCGCGCGGGAGACGCTGACGCCGTCCGCGAGGAGGCGGGCGTACAGGGTATCGGCGTCGATGTGATCCGAGGTGGCGTAGAGCGCGTCCAGGATGGCGAGACGCTCGGGCGTCCGGCGCTGGCCTCGTTCCTTGAGGAAGGCGAGGAAGCGCTGGCGGACCTCGTCGAGTTGGCGGGTGGTGAGCGACATAAGGCTAGGACGTAGGGCGATGGGCGAGGGATCCGGCTACGCCCCCGTGTGCCTCCGCCGAGCCCACCGGCTGGCGGGGACCGTTGCTCGGGTCGCAGTCTCGCTGGCCGCCTCGGGCGGCGTGCCGAGGCGGGCGAGGGCCGCAGCCAGCAGCGCCGTCCGTTCGGCTTCCGGGGACGGCGCCAGATCCGACGCCTGGAAGTGCTCGCCGACGAAGCCTGTGTCGAATGCACCCGACGTAAAGGCGGAGTGATCCATGACGGTCCGGCAGAACGGAATGGTGGTGCGGATGCCTGCCACGTCGTACTCGTCGAGGGCACGACGCATCCGCGCGATCGCCTCGTCTCGCGTCCGTCCCCAGGTGCAGAGCTTGGCCACCATCGGGTCGTAGTGGACGGGCACCTCGTCCCCCTCTTCGACGCCCGCATCCACCCGGACGCCGGGGCCGGACGGCGGACGGTGCCGGAGCAGGGGACCGGGAGCGGGGAGGAAGCCCGCGGGCACGTCCTCGGCGTAAACCCGGCACTCGATGGCGTGGCCCCAGATCGCGAGGTCGCCCTGCCCGTAGCCCAGCGGTTCACCCTCGGCGATCCGGATCTGCTCGGCGACGAGGTCCAGGCCCGTGATGAGTTCCGTCACCGGATGCTCCACCTGGAGCCGTGTGTTCATCTCCAGGAAGTAGAAGTTGCGGTCGGCGTCGAGCAGGAACTCGACCGTCCCGGCGCCGACGTAGTCGCACGCACGGGCGGCCTCGACTGCCGCCGCGCCCATCGCGTCCCGGAGTTCCGGCGTGAGGACGGCCGAGGGCGCCTCCTCGATCACCTTCTGGTGGCGCCGCTGGATCGAACACTCCCGCTCGAACAGGTGGACGACCTGCCCGTGAGCGTCCGCCAGGACCTGGATTTCGACGTGCCGGGGCCCCACGAGGTACTTCTCGATGTAGACGCGCCCGTCACCGAAGGCACTCTGGGCCTCGCTCCGAGCCCGCTCGAACGACCCCGCGAAGTCCTCCTCACGCTCGACCACACGCATCCCT from Rubrivirga sp. SAORIC476 encodes the following:
- the pyrR gene encoding bifunctional pyr operon transcriptional regulator/uracil phosphoribosyltransferase PyrR — protein: MSRSVLMTPERVRRTVTRLAYEVIERNRGVDGLLVFGLKTRGAALADRLADALAEASGEGIERHSLHIAGFRDDRDGEPLPFPTDAPSAEGRDVLLVDDVLFTGRTIRAALDAILQYGRPRTIRLAVLIDRGHREVPVHPDFVGRVVPTKHAERVVVDPSEPAVYLEE
- a CDS encoding PhzF family phenazine biosynthesis protein, which codes for MTITVVDAFADRPFSGNPAAVCILDTPAPDAWMRGLASEMNLSETAFLTPGPDGAFGLRWLTPEVEVDLCGHATLASAHVLFESGRLAPDAEARFDTRSGRLTVRCIGQDTYRMDFPATPPTVAPAPDGFEEVFGTTPVWTGRTPFDVFAVLADEMAVRTLAPDPAAVARLGARGVILTAPADASTEADVVSRFFAPGSGVPEDPVTGSAHCAIGPYWAERLGQSELACYQASRRGGMVGVEVLGDRVALTGRALTVYRAELAPAARP
- a CDS encoding Fur family transcriptional regulator, coding for MSLTTRQLDEVRQRFLAFLKERGQRRTPERLAILDALYATSDHIDADTLYARLLADGVSVSRATVYNTLDLLIECDLVVRHQFGQQQAKFERAFAYWQHDHLICLDCGEILEFCDPRLQEIQETVADIYGFEVARHALTVYAHCRREACPSKPEAAAA
- the accC gene encoding acetyl-CoA carboxylase biotin carboxylase subunit — encoded protein: MTPRPIRKLLVANRGEIAVRILRTCRERGIATVAVYSDADADALHVRLADEAVRIGPAPSSQSYLVVENVLDAARQTGADAVHPGYGFLSENAAFAEACEAAGIVWVGPPPAAITAMGDKTEARKLMAGTSVPMAPGTPDAIDDPAEAERIAGEIGYPVLVKAAAGGGGKGMRVVEREEDFAGSFERARSEAQSAFGDGRVYIEKYLVGPRHVEIQVLADAHGQVVHLFERECSIQRRHQKVIEEAPSAVLTPELRDAMGAAAVEAARACDYVGAGTVEFLLDADRNFYFLEMNTRLQVEHPVTELITGLDLVAEQIRIAEGEPLGYGQGDLAIWGHAIECRVYAEDVPAGFLPAPGPLLRHRPPSGPGVRVDAGVEEGDEVPVHYDPMVAKLCTWGRTRDEAIARMRRALDEYDVAGIRTTIPFCRTVMDHSAFTSGAFDTGFVGEHFQASDLAPSPEAERTALLAAALARLGTPPEAASETATRATVPASRWARRRHTGA